The sequence below is a genomic window from Sneathiella marina.
GTGGAGAGAAATGCCATGAAGCTGACAGAAACGGCCAGAAAGATTTCGTCCAATTTTGTTAGTCCCGTTGTTGCGCTATTGCCCTGTATCGCACATTAATTCCTAATCCTGCCGTTCGGCTTGACCCAAATGAAACAGGCAATCCCCGCGCACGACCCGCGCCGGTACCCGCTTCGCCAAAATCACACCATCAGTATCGAAAAACAGCTCGACCGGGGGCCGGCCTGGGGTCTCGGTTTGATGGATCAGGGCCGCGGGCTGTCCGGCTTTGACATCCTCACCGGGATCTGCCAACGGCTCGAACACCCCCGCTTCCGTCGCAAACACGGACCCTTCCTCCAGAAACGCCCGGGAGCGCCCGGCTGCGGCCTGTGGTGCGGAGGCGAGCGCGCCGATACATTTGAGAGAGCGTTTCAGCCCGTCCCCGGCGTCACGGGCCAACCCCTTGGTGACGGCGCCACCACCGGCGAGCTCCGTGAGAATACTGCACACCCCTTTGCGAAACGCCGCTGCCGACGAGAAACCGCCGATTTCATCCCGTTCGAAATACAACGTGTAGGGCAGGCCAAAGGCCTTTTCAACTGCCTGTTTTTCAGCCAGATGGGGGTCTTCGCCATACAGGGAAATCAGCAACGTGGGCTTGTACAGCAAAGAGCTGCCGCCGGAATGCAGGTCAAACAGATAGTCAGCCCGTTCCAGCAGGGTCTCCTCGATATAATGGGCAATTTGCTGTGTTGGTGTCCCCGTCGGGCTGCCGGGAAAGGAGC
It includes:
- a CDS encoding succinylglutamate desuccinylase/aspartoacylase family protein: MSSLITSTIDFDADGVQQGYLQLLHSVHRSAYGFIPIPIASIKNGAGPTVLLMAGNHGDEYEGQVILSEMIRTLPVEEVTGQLIFLPMSNFPAAEAGLRTSPLDQGNLNRSFPGSPTGTPTQQIAHYIEETLLERADYLFDLHSGGSSLLYKPTLLISLYGEDPHLAEKQAVEKAFGLPYTLYFERDEIGGFSSAAAFRKGVCSILTELAGGGAVTKGLARDAGDGLKRSLKCIGALASAPQAAAGRSRAFLEEGSVFATEAGVFEPLADPGEDVKAGQPAALIHQTETPGRPPVELFFDTDGVILAKRVPARVVRGDCLFHLGQAERQD